From the genome of Trichocoleus sp. FACHB-46, one region includes:
- a CDS encoding ParA family protein gives MIITTASFKGGVGKTTTAVHVAAYLQMKGETLLVDGDPNRSATRWAKRGLGFPFKVVSEQQAAKYAKDFQHIVIDTRACPEEEDLKDLVDGCDLLILPTTPDVLSLDALMQTIHLMKKLGSDQYRVLLTRVPPPPRKDGEDAREMLVGAGFPIFQGRIRELVAFQKAALEGVVVRKVSDRRAGTAWNEYVAIGKEILNG, from the coding sequence ATGATTATCACGACTGCATCATTTAAAGGTGGAGTGGGTAAGACAACTACAGCTGTTCATGTTGCTGCTTACCTGCAAATGAAGGGGGAAACTTTATTAGTGGATGGAGACCCCAATCGATCTGCGACTCGATGGGCAAAGCGAGGTCTTGGTTTTCCCTTTAAGGTTGTGAGTGAACAACAAGCAGCTAAGTACGCGAAAGATTTTCAGCATATTGTGATTGACACACGAGCATGCCCTGAAGAAGAAGACTTAAAGGATTTAGTCGATGGTTGTGACTTGCTTATTTTGCCCACTACCCCTGATGTTTTATCTTTAGATGCCTTAATGCAGACTATTCACTTGATGAAGAAGCTGGGGTCGGATCAATATCGGGTTTTATTGACTCGTGTACCCCCACCTCCTCGTAAAGATGGAGAAGACGCTAGAGAGATGTTGGTAGGAGCGGGTTTCCCGATCTTCCAAGGTCGGATTCGGGAATTAGTAGCCTTTCAGAAGGCGGCGCTTGAAGGTGTCGTGGTTCGTAAAGTCAGCGATCGCCGAGCGGGGACTGCTTGGAATGAGTACGTTGCCATTGGCAAGGAGATTTTGAATGGGTAG